The following proteins are co-located in the Paenibacillus sp. FSL H8-0079 genome:
- a CDS encoding SRPBCC family protein, whose amino-acid sequence MELKYEFYINAGLEDVWNALISPDGTRNSFFGSELRTNFQPGQPFAYVGPGNDGAETVHVYGDILEFEPLSRLSYQEHPGPSYHANHAELQSRVAFQLETVGECTKLTLINDQFTDNHPSFANAQSSWWMILSSIKTWVETGKSLNFGG is encoded by the coding sequence ATGGAACTCAAATATGAGTTTTATATCAATGCAGGGCTGGAAGATGTGTGGAATGCCCTCATTTCACCAGATGGTACACGGAACAGCTTTTTCGGCAGTGAACTTCGTACGAATTTTCAGCCAGGTCAGCCGTTTGCTTATGTAGGGCCAGGCAATGATGGTGCGGAGACTGTCCATGTGTATGGGGATATATTAGAATTCGAACCGTTGTCCAGACTCAGCTATCAAGAGCATCCCGGGCCGTCATACCATGCGAATCATGCAGAGCTTCAATCCAGAGTGGCCTTCCAGTTGGAGACTGTGGGGGAGTGTACGAAGCTGACGCTGATCAATGATCAATTTACAGATAACCATCCTTCCTTTGCCAATGCACAGAGCAGTTGGTGGATGATTTTGAGCAGCATCAAAACTTGGGTGGAGACGGGGAAATCGCTGAATTTTGGCGGGTAG